A DNA window from Hordeum vulgare subsp. vulgare chromosome 1H, MorexV3_pseudomolecules_assembly, whole genome shotgun sequence contains the following coding sequences:
- the LOC123439956 gene encoding AP-3 complex subunit mu — MLQCVFLLSDSGEVMVEKQMTAHRVDRAICGWFWEYVLAHAAGDPSKVLQVVVSPTHYLFQVYRSGVTFLACTQVEMPPLMAIEFLSRVADVLTDYLGDINEDTIKDNFVIVYQILDEMMDNGFPLTTEPNILKELVAQPNMVSKMLNVMTGKSSTIGSKLPDATASFVPWRTTIVKDASNEVYVNIVEELDACVNREGVLVKCEACGDIEVNSSLPGLPELTLSFANPTIINDVRFHPCVRFRPWESNQILSFVPPDGQFKLMSYRVKKLKTTPIYVKPQLSSDSGNCRVNVMVGIRNDPGKPIDSIVVQFQLPPLIASADLTANHGTVDILADQTCVWTIGHIPKDKAPSLSGNLRLEEGLVHLHAFPIFQVKFRIMGAALSGLQIDKLDVKNTPSAPYKGFRAQTQAGRYEVRS; from the exons ATGCTGCAGTGCGTCTTCCTCCTCTCCGACTCCGG ggaggtgatggtgGAGAAGCAGATGACGGCGCACCGCGTGGACCGCGCCATCTGCGGCTGGTTCTGGGAGTACGTTCTCGCCCACGCCGCCGGCGACCCGTCCAAG gtCTTGCAGGTTGTGGTATCCCCAACACACTACTTGTTTCAAGTATATCGCAGTGGTGTGACATTCTTGGCGTGCACCCAGGTGGAGATGCCCCCCTTGATGGCTATCGAG TTTCTCTCTCGCGTGGCTGATGTCTTGACAGATTACCTTGGAGATATAAATGAAGACACAATCAAAGACAACTTCGTAATTGTTTATCAG ATTCTAGATGAAATGATGGACAATGGCTTTCCACTCACTACGGAGCCAAACATCTTGAAAGAGTTGGTTGCCCAACCAAATATGGTCAGCAAAATGTTGAATGTTATGACTGGCAAGAGTTCTACTATCGGGAGCAAACTTCCAGATGCAACTGCTTCTTTTGTGCCGTGGAGAACAACAATTGTCAAGGATGCAAGCAATGAAGTCTATGTTAACATAGTTGAGGAACTAGATGCATGTGTGAACAG GGAAGGGGTTCTAGTGAAATGTGAGGCATGTGGTGACATTGAAGTGAATTCAAGCCTTCCAGGGTTGCCAGAGTTGACATTGTCATTTGCCAATCCTACAATTATCAATGATGTGAGGTTCCACCCTTGTGTCCGATTTAGACCTTGGGAGTCCAATCAGATCCTTTCATTTGTTCCTCCTGATGGGCAGTTCAAGCTTATGAGTTATAG GGTTAAGAAATTGAAGACCACACCAATTTATGTGAAACCGCAATTATCATCTGATTCTGGGAATTGCCGTGTTAATGTGATGGTGGGGATTCGGAATGATCCTGGGAAACCTATTGATTCTATAGTAGTGCAGTTTCAGTTGCCTCCCCTTATTGCTTCTGCTGATTTGACAGCAAATCACGGCACAGTCGACATCCTTGCCGATCAG ACCTGTGTTTGGACAATTGGGCATATTCCAAAAGACAAAGCACCATCCCTTTCTGGAAATCTACGTCTCGAGGAAGGACTCGTTCATCTGCATGCATTTCCAATATTTCAGGTGAAATTCAGGATTATGGGGGCTGCGCTGTCTGGGCTTCAAATTGATAAACTGGACGTGAAAAATACACCAAGCGCACCATACAAAGGTTTTCGAGCCCAAACTCAGGCTGGAAGGTATGAGGTCAGATCCTAG